AACTTCAACATTTTGAACTTGCATTGTTACAGCCTGAGCTTGTTGTTGTAATTGTTGAAATTGATTTAATTGATGTTGTATATTTTCAGGAATCTCCATAATTTCACCTTTTATTATCAACTTAAAGTTGAATTTTATAATATATAAAAATATTGTTAAATAGTTAAGTCATTAATTTCCAAAGATAACTTAATCCATTTAATTGCTGAGTTAACAGAAGCTCTAAATGAAGTAGAATCTTCTGCATCAATATTAATAATAATTTTAGAATCTTTTAACTCTAAATTCATAGAAGATCTATAATCAGGAGCGGTTTCAAA
The DNA window shown above is from Methanobrevibacter oralis and carries:
- a CDS encoding KEOPS complex subunit Pcc1, coding for MINESPLQSVKSNIVVEFDNESQAKIIYESILLEFETAPDYRSSMNLELKDSKIIINIDAEDSTSFRASVNSAIKWIKLSLEINDLTI